One Sediminibacillus dalangtanensis genomic region harbors:
- a CDS encoding type 1 glutamine amidotransferase domain-containing protein: MSKKIAVLVTDMVEEIELTDPAEKFKDAGHTIELIGQEAGKQITGKNGDSFTIDKGIEEVSADSFDALLVPGGFSPDLLRIDERNAAFARSFFESKKPVFAICHGPQFLIDTDQLNGLDVTGFTSIRKDLINAGANFKDEEVVVDQNLVTSRTPDDLPAFNREALKLLEG, encoded by the coding sequence ATGAGTAAAAAAATCGCGGTTTTAGTTACTGATATGGTGGAAGAAATCGAATTGACGGATCCAGCCGAAAAATTTAAGGATGCCGGGCATACTATTGAACTAATCGGGCAAGAAGCCGGGAAACAAATCACTGGTAAAAATGGAGATTCCTTTACGATTGATAAAGGAATCGAGGAAGTATCCGCTGACTCCTTTGATGCATTATTGGTACCTGGAGGTTTTTCTCCTGACTTGTTGCGTATCGATGAACGGAATGCGGCTTTCGCACGTTCTTTTTTTGAATCTAAAAAACCCGTATTCGCGATTTGCCATGGCCCTCAGTTCTTAATTGATACAGATCAACTCAACGGATTGGATGTGACAGGCTTTACTTCCATCCGGAAAGATTTGATCAATGCAGGTGCCAACTTCAAGGATGAGGAAGTAGTAGTGGATCAAAATCTTGTTACCAGCCGTACACCGGATGACCTTCCAGCATTCAACCGTGAGGCACTGAAGCTGCTTGAAGGGTAA
- a CDS encoding DUF4030 domain-containing protein: MDKKLKETKSYYYDHYFSKDTAKKIEDRVFEKLQAKPKTQGFGKKVIYLSSAAVILMGLLIGSAFTSPTVANVLAQIPVLNGLFEKGSDSSLVGSIVDELQDEGYKVGGASLHVRTKTIGIEIDGSESYYEEVKEEVKRKAINLLEAKGVDAYKVNITLHKEPVDPESEMTTEQIKQMEAYQEQSQQLQKAILEKMEKEGYEILSANVRINDIERFIPLEIPITETRIDEMKAIARDLAEETELGDFKIKVYKIDPEKQKAEQRWMPVISAMGEGLIGMEELKVEGFAYSFYPSPLTFSIRTSIEADQKDAKELVAEIEREARQFIESDEVKENVKDDEYIINIYSKDEEILNH; encoded by the coding sequence ATGGATAAGAAGTTAAAAGAGACGAAAAGTTACTATTACGATCATTATTTCTCAAAGGATACAGCTAAAAAAATTGAAGACAGGGTTTTTGAAAAGTTGCAAGCCAAGCCAAAAACACAAGGGTTCGGAAAGAAAGTAATTTATTTAAGTTCAGCAGCAGTCATTCTTATGGGTCTGTTAATTGGTTCTGCATTTACTTCTCCGACCGTAGCTAACGTCCTTGCGCAAATCCCGGTTCTGAATGGACTGTTCGAAAAAGGTTCTGACTCTTCTTTAGTGGGCTCAATAGTTGATGAATTGCAAGATGAGGGCTATAAGGTTGGTGGAGCCAGCCTGCATGTAAGAACCAAAACAATCGGAATAGAAATAGATGGTTCGGAAAGCTATTATGAAGAAGTCAAAGAAGAAGTGAAACGAAAGGCCATCAACCTTCTGGAAGCAAAGGGAGTTGATGCCTATAAGGTGAATATAACCTTACACAAAGAACCAGTAGACCCCGAGTCAGAGATGACAACAGAGCAAATAAAGCAGATGGAAGCGTATCAGGAGCAAAGTCAGCAACTGCAAAAAGCCATTCTCGAAAAGATGGAAAAAGAGGGGTATGAGATTCTTTCGGCAAACGTTAGAATCAATGACATAGAACGATTTATTCCATTGGAAATTCCTATTACGGAAACCCGCATAGATGAAATGAAAGCAATCGCAAGAGATTTGGCTGAGGAGACCGAATTAGGCGATTTCAAAATAAAAGTATATAAAATAGATCCGGAAAAACAAAAAGCGGAGCAAAGATGGATGCCTGTTATAAGTGCGATGGGAGAAGGATTAATCGGAATGGAAGAGCTTAAAGTCGAAGGATTTGCTTATTCCTTTTATCCATCCCCACTTACGTTCTCCATCAGGACTTCGATTGAGGCTGATCAAAAAGATGCTAAGGAACTGGTAGCCGAGATTGAAAGGGAAGCCCGGCAATTTATTGAATCGGATGAAGTGAAAGAAAATGTGAAGGATGATGAATACATCATTAATATTTATAGTAAGGACGAGGAAATATTGAACCACTAA
- a CDS encoding sigma-70 family RNA polymerase sigma factor yields MRDNRDIPIPFDQEEVHEQEKEQILKELMASYSQKVFLLAYSFVQDHGMAEDISQEVFIKCYQNLKQYRGEASLSTWLYRITANTSKDVLRKNKLAILMQPRQFFEPFKRSESPEVSYLKQDQREEVLQSIFSLPIKYREILILYYFHEQKVEEIAVSLAINSNTVRTRLVRGRERLKRVLTSRIGE; encoded by the coding sequence ATGAGGGATAATCGCGATATTCCAATACCGTTTGACCAAGAGGAAGTTCATGAACAAGAGAAAGAGCAAATACTGAAAGAACTAATGGCTTCCTATTCACAAAAAGTGTTCTTGCTTGCCTATTCCTTTGTACAAGACCATGGCATGGCAGAAGACATTTCACAGGAAGTTTTTATTAAGTGCTATCAGAATTTAAAACAATATCGGGGTGAAGCCTCGTTATCCACCTGGCTGTATCGGATTACAGCAAATACATCAAAAGACGTCTTAAGAAAAAATAAACTAGCCATCCTTATGCAGCCGAGGCAATTTTTTGAACCATTTAAGCGCAGCGAAAGTCCAGAAGTGTCTTATCTAAAACAAGACCAACGGGAAGAAGTATTGCAGAGTATTTTCTCGCTCCCGATTAAATATCGGGAAATTCTCATCCTGTATTATTTTCACGAACAAAAGGTGGAGGAAATTGCAGTTTCCCTTGCTATTAATTCCAATACTGTTCGAACCAGACTAGTCCGGGGGAGAGAAAGATTAAAACGAGTGTTAACTTCTCGAATAGGAGAGTGA
- a CDS encoding carboxymuconolactone decarboxylase family protein gives MVRINQSKIGETPFQQLLGHNPRIMESWTLLGKVLEKDGQLSVELKEQVRRTLAQRNGCQYCKAKGKPNPHIVDERVLTATGFAEVFARLHGEIPDSVFDVLRDVFSEKEISELIAFICFTTAQQNVGAVLQLEAEA, from the coding sequence ATGGTCAGAATTAATCAGTCGAAAATTGGGGAAACGCCTTTCCAACAACTATTGGGGCATAACCCGAGGATAATGGAAAGTTGGACATTGCTCGGGAAAGTGTTGGAAAAGGACGGACAACTGTCGGTAGAACTTAAAGAGCAGGTGAGAAGGACGCTGGCTCAGCGAAATGGCTGTCAATACTGCAAAGCAAAAGGAAAACCGAACCCGCATATTGTGGATGAAAGAGTACTTACCGCAACAGGATTTGCTGAAGTTTTTGCCAGGTTACATGGAGAAATACCAGACTCCGTGTTCGATGTATTACGGGATGTGTTTTCAGAAAAAGAAATCAGTGAATTGATCGCTTTTATTTGCTTTACCACTGCTCAGCAAAATGTTGGAGCTGTTTTGCAATTAGAAGCAGAGGCTTGA
- a CDS encoding NADPH-dependent FMN reductase has product MKLVGISGSLVGWKTHVAINKVLAAAKAIDSDVKTEMIDLKDYDVEFVRGTPLAYYNEDTFHVVNKILAADFIVIGTPIYQASISGALKNLLDHFPVDAFKNKVTGIVTTGAVEKHFLVSEYQLKPILSYLKGLVPALNVFIHNDSFDDENEIIDEEVTERIRKFAAELVRLQQNIS; this is encoded by the coding sequence ATGAAGCTTGTGGGAATATCAGGATCGTTGGTTGGCTGGAAGACCCATGTAGCCATCAATAAAGTGTTGGCAGCTGCTAAAGCGATTGACTCAGATGTGAAAACGGAAATGATCGATTTGAAGGACTATGATGTGGAATTTGTGCGCGGAACGCCGCTCGCATATTATAATGAAGATACATTTCATGTAGTAAATAAAATATTGGCCGCTGATTTTATAGTTATCGGCACACCGATTTACCAGGCATCTATTTCTGGCGCATTGAAAAATCTGCTTGACCACTTCCCTGTCGATGCTTTTAAGAATAAAGTTACAGGAATTGTGACTACTGGAGCAGTCGAAAAGCATTTTCTTGTCTCCGAATATCAGTTAAAACCGATTCTTTCTTATTTGAAGGGATTGGTACCAGCCTTGAATGTTTTTATCCATAACGACTCATTTGACGATGAAAATGAAATCATTGACGAAGAGGTTACCGAACGCATCAGGAAATTTGCGGCAGAACTGGTAAGATTGCAGCAGAATATCAGTTGA
- a CDS encoding alkaline phosphatase gives MNNKRMLKRLAVPLVITGVALGSLFTFYTPSEANQEQNHAKVKNVIFLIGDGMGPAYNTMYRYLKDDPSTPMMESTAFDSYLVGMQKTYPHDHEENITDSAAAATSMAGGVKTYNGAIAVDTEKQDVKTVLEQAKEQGKSTGLVVTSQVNHATPAAFGAHDESRQNYNQIADDYYDDLVNGQHKVDVLLGGGTSYFEREDRNLVEAFQKDGYSYVTSRKQLLKDDHNQVLGLFAPVGMDKMIDRNASTPSLAEMTNSALDRLSKDKDGFFLMVEGSQIDWAGHDNDVVGAMSEMEDFEKAFKAAIEYAKKDKHTLVVATADHSTGGLSIGANGPYVWNPAPIKAAKRTPDYMAQEITNGEPVRSVLDKYIDLALTEDEIQSVETASQSGEVTDIDNAIEAIFNERSGTGWTTGGHTGVDVNIYAYGPGSDQFAGSLENTETAEKLFDFLRN, from the coding sequence ATGAATAACAAACGCATGTTAAAAAGATTGGCAGTTCCACTAGTGATAACAGGAGTAGCCCTGGGAAGCTTATTTACCTTCTATACTCCATCGGAAGCGAATCAAGAACAAAACCATGCAAAAGTAAAAAATGTTATTTTTTTGATTGGTGATGGCATGGGACCTGCCTATAACACGATGTACCGTTACTTGAAAGATGATCCAAGTACACCAATGATGGAGTCTACTGCCTTTGATTCTTACTTGGTGGGGATGCAAAAAACCTATCCCCACGATCATGAAGAAAACATTACGGATTCTGCTGCTGCTGCAACTTCCATGGCTGGCGGAGTAAAGACATACAATGGTGCGATTGCAGTCGATACAGAGAAGCAAGATGTTAAAACAGTGCTTGAGCAAGCAAAAGAACAAGGAAAGTCGACTGGTTTGGTCGTGACCTCCCAGGTCAATCATGCGACACCAGCTGCTTTTGGTGCGCACGATGAATCCAGGCAAAACTATAATCAGATAGCCGATGACTACTATGATGATTTAGTAAATGGCCAGCATAAAGTGGACGTACTTTTAGGCGGCGGAACAAGCTATTTTGAACGGGAAGACCGAAATTTGGTAGAAGCATTTCAAAAGGATGGGTACAGTTATGTAACCAGCCGTAAACAACTGCTGAAGGATGATCATAATCAAGTTTTAGGGTTGTTTGCCCCGGTAGGAATGGACAAAATGATTGATCGAAACGCATCCACTCCCTCTTTAGCTGAAATGACTAATTCTGCTCTTGATCGTCTGAGTAAGGATAAAGACGGTTTTTTCCTTATGGTTGAAGGAAGTCAAATTGATTGGGCAGGACACGATAATGATGTGGTTGGGGCTATGAGTGAAATGGAAGACTTCGAAAAAGCATTCAAAGCAGCGATTGAATACGCAAAGAAAGACAAGCATACCCTGGTAGTTGCCACAGCTGATCATTCTACGGGAGGATTGTCTATCGGAGCTAATGGCCCGTATGTTTGGAATCCGGCGCCAATAAAGGCGGCAAAACGAACTCCGGATTATATGGCACAGGAAATAACGAATGGTGAGCCAGTGAGATCTGTGTTGGATAAATACATTGATTTAGCTTTGACGGAAGATGAGATTCAATCAGTGGAAACAGCAAGCCAAAGCGGAGAGGTAACGGATATCGACAATGCCATTGAAGCGATATTTAACGAGCGATCTGGAACTGGCTGGACTACAGGCGGACATACTGGTGTCGATGTGAATATCTACGCATATGGACCGGGTTCTGACCAATTTGCTGGTTCACTGGAAAATACAGAAACAGCTGAGAAACTATTCGACTTTTTACGTAATTGA
- a CDS encoding helix-turn-helix transcriptional regulator — MRGDRLISILLLLQSYDKLTAKQLSEKLEVSERTIYRDMEVLSRIGIPVVAERGKQGGWSLLDNYKTSLTGFKEAEVHALFISYSIQLLEDLGLKREAEDARNKLFASLPAVQQNSAKAVWNRIYIDTSNWRQKQENVASFSVLQQAIWQTKKLRIEYQRADGSEDERIVKPLGLVAKGNNWYFIAGKENNEIRSYRISRIKAAKPTAETFIRPKSFDLASYWHSTTKAFIKNLPEYHVSVQVFEAILPRLTFTGRFVRILKVKDPSQEGWVPVDLVFNTEEEAAAYILGFANQIRVLKPKRLHNKVSDMAKATAAFYQQND, encoded by the coding sequence ATGAGAGGAGACCGGCTAATATCGATTTTATTATTATTGCAGTCGTACGATAAGTTGACAGCAAAACAGCTATCCGAAAAACTGGAAGTTTCAGAACGGACGATTTATCGAGACATGGAAGTGCTCAGCAGGATAGGTATCCCAGTTGTTGCAGAACGTGGCAAGCAAGGCGGATGGTCATTACTTGATAACTATAAAACAAGCCTTACTGGTTTTAAAGAGGCTGAAGTCCATGCCTTGTTTATTTCTTACTCGATACAGTTGCTAGAGGATCTTGGACTTAAACGTGAAGCTGAAGACGCCAGAAACAAATTATTCGCATCCCTTCCAGCAGTACAACAAAATAGTGCTAAAGCAGTGTGGAACCGCATCTATATCGATACGAGTAATTGGAGACAAAAACAAGAAAATGTGGCTTCATTTTCTGTACTTCAGCAAGCAATCTGGCAAACAAAAAAATTAAGGATAGAATACCAGCGTGCAGATGGCAGTGAGGATGAGAGGATAGTAAAACCACTAGGATTAGTTGCTAAAGGAAACAACTGGTATTTTATTGCTGGTAAAGAGAATAACGAAATCCGTAGTTACCGAATTTCCAGAATAAAAGCCGCTAAACCAACCGCTGAAACCTTTATTCGTCCGAAGAGTTTCGACCTTGCAAGTTATTGGCATTCTACTACAAAAGCATTTATCAAGAATTTACCTGAATACCACGTTTCGGTACAGGTTTTTGAAGCAATCCTGCCCCGGTTGACTTTCACTGGACGTTTTGTCCGGATTCTCAAAGTAAAGGATCCATCACAAGAAGGGTGGGTTCCTGTTGATTTAGTTTTCAATACAGAAGAGGAAGCAGCAGCATATATCTTAGGTTTCGCCAATCAAATCAGGGTCCTAAAACCAAAACGGCTACATAACAAAGTCAGCGATATGGCAAAAGCTACAGCCGCTTTTTATCAACAAAATGACTAG
- a CDS encoding alpha/beta hydrolase: MRIEKQTFGTEGAYAIAYLWEDSSQFKTGEKRPAVVICPGGGYTHTSDREADPVAMKYFSEGYHVITVRYSCISSDTPLFPDPYVQLGSTFLWLRSNAENWHVDLEQIVLTGFSAGGHLALTFTAEKEWVAGLLGVSSKKLHVNHLVLCYPVVNFTYGWPKEVEKEKKIKYLFGHDFHQPTKKRLIQPDKYMPDSLPRTFIWHTRDDATVPVENSMKLMLALQEKQIPHEAHFFESGVHGLSLGNAVSAAYKEQINPYCEPWFDLALNWLKKEIKQ; encoded by the coding sequence TTGAGAATCGAAAAGCAGACATTCGGTACAGAAGGTGCATACGCAATAGCATATTTATGGGAGGATTCTTCTCAATTCAAGACTGGGGAGAAACGTCCGGCAGTGGTGATATGCCCAGGAGGAGGCTATACCCACACTTCCGACAGGGAAGCAGATCCTGTGGCGATGAAGTATTTCTCAGAAGGATACCATGTCATTACTGTCAGATATTCTTGCATTTCTTCTGATACACCTTTATTTCCCGATCCTTATGTACAGCTCGGTTCAACTTTTTTGTGGCTGCGTTCAAACGCGGAGAACTGGCATGTCGATTTGGAGCAAATCGTCCTGACTGGTTTTTCGGCAGGAGGGCACCTTGCTCTCACATTTACGGCAGAAAAGGAATGGGTAGCTGGACTACTGGGTGTTTCTTCGAAAAAATTGCATGTTAATCACTTGGTATTATGTTATCCGGTCGTCAATTTCACATATGGATGGCCAAAAGAAGTAGAAAAGGAGAAAAAAATCAAATATTTATTCGGGCATGACTTTCATCAACCAACAAAGAAAAGGCTTATCCAACCTGACAAGTATATGCCGGACTCACTTCCAAGAACCTTTATCTGGCATACAAGGGATGATGCTACGGTGCCGGTGGAAAATTCGATGAAACTGATGCTCGCCCTTCAGGAAAAACAAATCCCGCATGAGGCTCACTTTTTTGAAAGCGGGGTACATGGCCTTTCGTTAGGCAATGCCGTCTCGGCTGCATACAAAGAGCAAATCAATCCGTATTGTGAACCTTGGTTTGACCTTGCTTTAAATTGGTTGAAAAAAGAGATCAAGCAATGA
- a CDS encoding right-handed parallel beta-helix repeat-containing protein, with translation MWINVVDYGAVGDGQTKDAVVIQAALDEARCTERGGMVIIPAGTYRLEKTLYVSSNTHIIAAPTARLLRDHDGYLVTNGRPKESFEGYDGHSNITIEGGIWDFNGVERRKMHNCFAIGHGENITLERMEIRDVAGAHAIEVCGCRNVWINGCRFLGFIDTGGRSFSEAVQIDLMKAVWVFSAFGAYDQTICENIWINDCYFGSSDTEGSQVWPRGIGSHSSTIGVWHENIVISGNVFEGTSKQAVRGYSWKNVQIHHNQLLHCGAGIEVSSPPLSDAKDTKNIFGIQTGKSQPCENTEIVSNIITGGLSYHHGIAIIGERTGIMENVSISGNIISDSAEQSNYSGVNIVYGDTVKVHNNILKNLKGTAITAGKGNSYNIQDNAISRAGGDGIAIIGSTDGVDIKNNSIHYIQDNGIVISDKVKMAVIHGNTINGVNGRNMDACPISVKQADYVTISANTYFDEKPEFQVSTMLNIASSCNHVLQNENYFPSPSRNASQS, from the coding sequence ATGTGGATAAATGTAGTAGATTATGGAGCGGTCGGTGACGGACAGACAAAGGATGCGGTTGTAATTCAGGCTGCATTGGATGAAGCAAGATGTACAGAAAGGGGGGGAATGGTGATAATCCCTGCGGGGACGTATCGATTGGAAAAAACCTTGTACGTGTCTTCCAATACACATATTATTGCCGCCCCCACTGCCAGATTGTTGAGAGATCATGACGGTTACCTTGTTACCAATGGTCGGCCCAAAGAGTCATTCGAGGGGTATGATGGCCATTCGAACATCACCATAGAAGGCGGTATTTGGGATTTTAATGGAGTAGAACGACGAAAAATGCATAACTGTTTTGCAATCGGCCATGGGGAAAATATAACATTGGAGCGGATGGAAATAAGGGACGTTGCCGGAGCACATGCAATAGAGGTTTGTGGCTGCCGAAACGTTTGGATCAACGGCTGTAGGTTCTTAGGGTTCATTGACACTGGGGGTCGCTCCTTTTCGGAAGCTGTCCAAATTGACTTGATGAAAGCTGTTTGGGTATTTAGTGCATTCGGTGCTTACGATCAGACCATTTGCGAAAACATATGGATCAACGATTGTTATTTCGGTTCCTCCGACACAGAAGGGAGCCAGGTGTGGCCGCGCGGAATTGGAAGTCATTCATCCACAATCGGTGTCTGGCATGAAAATATCGTGATAAGCGGTAATGTGTTCGAAGGTACCTCAAAACAGGCTGTGCGAGGGTATAGTTGGAAAAATGTCCAAATCCATCACAACCAGCTATTGCATTGTGGAGCAGGTATAGAGGTTTCATCCCCTCCATTAAGTGACGCAAAGGATACTAAAAATATCTTTGGAATCCAAACCGGGAAGAGTCAGCCGTGTGAAAATACGGAGATTGTAAGCAATATTATAACAGGCGGACTTTCTTATCATCACGGTATCGCCATTATCGGGGAAAGGACCGGAATAATGGAAAACGTCTCGATTAGCGGCAACATTATCTCGGATTCAGCAGAGCAAAGCAACTATTCGGGTGTAAATATTGTTTATGGGGATACCGTGAAGGTACACAATAACATACTGAAAAACTTAAAAGGAACAGCAATTACTGCTGGGAAGGGAAATAGTTATAATATCCAGGATAATGCTATTTCTCGAGCTGGTGGGGATGGCATTGCTATTATCGGCTCGACCGATGGAGTGGATATTAAAAATAATTCTATCCATTATATTCAGGATAATGGGATTGTGATATCGGATAAGGTAAAGATGGCTGTTATACACGGCAACACAATTAACGGAGTGAATGGGAGGAATATGGATGCTTGTCCAATTTCAGTCAAGCAGGCTGATTATGTAACAATCAGTGCTAACACCTATTTTGATGAAAAGCCTGAATTCCAAGTTTCGACAATGCTAAATATTGCTTCCTCCTGTAACCATGTCTTGCAGAATGAAAATTATTTTCCGAGTCCTTCCAGAAACGCTTCTCAGTCTTGA
- a CDS encoding winged helix-turn-helix transcriptional regulator — protein MCNTLREEIKTKLENGDYHCEKELTLSIISGKWKVVILWHLGVEGTHRFSDLERLFKNISHKTLSNQLKELIEDGIIQRKVYPETPPKVEYSMTALGYTLLPIIEQMYEWGKKRIDQLKEEGIVKES, from the coding sequence ATGTGCAATACATTGCGGGAAGAAATAAAAACAAAGCTGGAGAACGGGGATTATCATTGTGAAAAAGAGTTAACCCTTTCCATCATTAGCGGAAAATGGAAGGTGGTAATTTTATGGCATTTAGGCGTGGAAGGAACCCATCGTTTTAGTGATTTGGAACGACTCTTCAAAAACATTTCCCATAAAACCCTTTCCAATCAATTAAAAGAATTGATAGAGGACGGCATAATTCAACGGAAGGTATATCCAGAGACGCCTCCAAAAGTGGAGTATTCAATGACAGCACTTGGATATACGTTATTGCCCATCATCGAACAGATGTATGAGTGGGGGAAAAAACGGATCGATCAGCTAAAAGAAGAAGGTATTGTGAAAGAGTCATAA
- a CDS encoding SDR family NAD(P)-dependent oxidoreductase: protein MKKLTGKIALVTGASRGAGRGIAIELGKAGATVYVTGRSLKERSTQNFPGSIDETAEEIIEAGGMAIAIRCDHTKDEETAAVIEQIRREQGKLDILVNNVWGAHDLGVEGGPFWELPLEHWDTMFTAGVRAQLATNHYAVPFMRENQEAVIFHTTFWDDGNYTRQFYYDLAKNALVRMAYGLSIELKKDNIAVIAVSPGFMRTELVLKYHQSDEEHWQQSKDLQGTETPFYIGRGITALAEDPDIMEKTGRVCKVADLAKEYQFADVDGRYIPPFTIK from the coding sequence TTGAAAAAGTTAACAGGGAAGATTGCATTGGTGACTGGAGCAAGCAGAGGTGCAGGGCGGGGGATTGCAATAGAATTAGGGAAAGCAGGAGCGACAGTTTATGTTACAGGACGTAGCTTAAAAGAGAGGTCTACCCAAAATTTCCCTGGATCTATCGATGAAACTGCAGAGGAAATTATAGAGGCAGGAGGGATGGCAATTGCCATTCGATGCGATCACACGAAAGACGAAGAGACAGCAGCGGTAATAGAACAGATACGAAGGGAACAAGGAAAACTGGATATTTTAGTAAATAATGTCTGGGGAGCACATGATCTTGGGGTGGAAGGAGGGCCTTTTTGGGAACTTCCTTTAGAACATTGGGATACGATGTTCACGGCTGGTGTCCGTGCCCAATTGGCGACGAATCATTATGCGGTTCCTTTTATGCGGGAAAATCAGGAGGCGGTTATTTTCCATACAACCTTTTGGGATGATGGTAATTACACAAGACAGTTCTATTATGACTTGGCCAAGAATGCACTTGTACGCATGGCTTATGGACTTTCGATAGAGCTAAAGAAGGATAATATCGCTGTAATTGCTGTTTCTCCGGGATTTATGAGAACGGAATTAGTACTTAAATATCATCAATCAGATGAGGAGCACTGGCAGCAGTCAAAGGATTTACAAGGTACAGAAACCCCGTTTTATATTGGTCGGGGCATTACAGCTTTGGCTGAAGATCCTGATATTATGGAGAAAACGGGTAGAGTATGTAAAGTCGCTGACCTTGCAAAGGAATACCAGTTTGCCGATGTGGACGGACGTTATATTCCTCCTTTTACAATAAAATAA
- a CDS encoding Lrp/AsnC family transcriptional regulator has product MKIDDIDVKIIDELQKNSRLSMSELGRRVNLSSPSVTERVRQMESFGIIQQYTLEVDYEKLGYPIQCLIEATVKDGNYEAFKNKIQTFSNVEFCYRIAGKACYMLKLHFKDFTQAEEFINTLSTFAVTVTHFIFSKVETNLSFHL; this is encoded by the coding sequence ATGAAAATAGATGATATCGATGTAAAAATAATAGATGAATTACAGAAAAACAGCCGTTTGTCAATGAGTGAGCTTGGCAGGAGAGTCAATCTTTCTTCTCCATCTGTGACGGAAAGGGTGAGACAAATGGAATCTTTCGGAATCATCCAGCAATATACCCTCGAAGTCGACTATGAAAAGTTGGGCTATCCGATACAATGCTTGATAGAAGCTACCGTGAAAGACGGAAACTACGAAGCCTTTAAAAATAAAATCCAAACGTTCTCTAATGTAGAGTTTTGTTATCGAATTGCCGGCAAAGCATGTTATATGCTTAAGTTGCATTTTAAAGATTTTACACAGGCAGAAGAATTTATTAATACGTTAAGTACCTTTGCTGTAACGGTTACCCATTTTATCTTTTCTAAAGTAGAAACCAATCTATCATTTCATTTATAA
- a CDS encoding MFS transporter has translation MKKTTANKWHIFIVLFFISLAMRVQVPVFTPYAAAFGATSVFIGIILSVTSFTNLSGNVLAGPLIDRLGKKLFITLPIFASGLLFIAHAFANDSGDLLVLHALNGFALAFLIPAAFTMLSGFADNSRQQGKNMAINGLFSTIAGIAAPLIGGKLVVLIGYQNTYWIIGSTMLAIGLYAARSLKETKPVVSLSPSNATIKFETNPKLIAVYLIGFAAMYVHGVVIYEVPYLAVENGLSTFDTGRLFSYMGIGTLLMLSMFFVNRFSPFKRLVIGLFGMAMALAGIFTSVLPLAVLLFFLGIFSGLVMPAMATAVTDNTSKQSHGRAFGFMSAIYSLGIISSSFFTGVVRDSISPYFIAFLVSMTVLTIAGYTRLRSSNGKLQHI, from the coding sequence ATGAAAAAAACTACAGCTAATAAATGGCACATTTTTATCGTTTTGTTTTTTATCAGTTTAGCAATGAGAGTTCAGGTTCCCGTATTCACACCATATGCGGCAGCATTCGGAGCAACCAGCGTTTTTATCGGCATCATCCTGAGTGTTACCTCATTCACCAATTTATCCGGCAATGTTCTCGCCGGCCCGTTAATCGACCGGCTTGGTAAAAAACTATTCATCACACTGCCTATTTTTGCTTCTGGGTTGTTGTTTATTGCCCATGCCTTCGCCAATGATTCTGGCGACTTGTTGGTTTTGCATGCCCTGAATGGTTTTGCTCTGGCATTTTTGATTCCTGCAGCTTTTACCATGCTTTCCGGATTCGCCGACAACAGCAGACAGCAAGGAAAAAATATGGCGATCAACGGACTGTTTTCTACCATTGCTGGTATTGCCGCCCCACTGATCGGCGGTAAGCTGGTTGTCCTCATTGGTTATCAAAACACTTATTGGATTATCGGCAGTACCATGCTGGCTATCGGGCTTTATGCTGCACGTTCCTTAAAGGAAACGAAACCAGTAGTTTCCCTTTCCCCATCGAATGCTACCATTAAGTTTGAAACGAATCCCAAATTAATCGCTGTCTATCTGATCGGGTTTGCGGCCATGTATGTACACGGGGTCGTCATTTACGAAGTACCATATTTAGCCGTAGAAAATGGGTTATCTACTTTTGATACTGGCAGACTGTTCAGTTATATGGGCATTGGCACTCTACTGATGTTGTCAATGTTTTTTGTCAATCGCTTCTCCCCCTTTAAACGTCTAGTCATCGGTTTATTTGGAATGGCGATGGCCTTGGCAGGTATTTTCACATCGGTTCTTCCTCTGGCAGTATTATTGTTTTTCCTTGGTATTTTCTCCGGCTTGGTCATGCCTGCGATGGCAACAGCAGTCACAGACAATACAAGCAAACAAAGCCATGGCAGAGCATTTGGTTTTATGTCGGCTATCTACTCGCTGGGTATCATCAGCAGCTCTTTTTTTACAGGGGTGGTCCGTGATTCCATATCGCCGTACTTTATCGCATTTCTTGTCAGCATGACGGTGCTGACAATTGCCGGCTATACAAGATTGCGTTCCTCTAATGGGAAGTTGCAGCATATCTGA